The genomic interval GCCTCTGGACTGTCGGACAAGCCTTAGTAGCACAGCGAAAAGGGACAGGTTGAATGAGGAATAATCGAAAGAGTGTTAGTAACACAAAATTACACTTTTTACGTAGCAGATGTTATCATGGCAGTATATGACGATTTCGCAAAACTCGACATCAGAGCCGGGACAATCATCAAGGCCGAGTCATTCCCGAAAGCAAGAAAGCCCGCCTACAAGCTCACAATAGATTTCGGGGCTGACATCGGCATAAAGCATTCAAGCGCGCAGATTACGGACTGTTACACGCCGGAGAGCCTCACGGGGAAAAAGATTCTTGCTGTGGTAAATTTCCCGCCCCGGCAGATCGCGGATTTCATGAGCGAAGTTTTAGTGTTAGGGACAGACAGCGGGGACGGAATCATTCTTGCAGTTCCTGACATGGCCGAAAAAGTTTC from Synergistaceae bacterium carries:
- a CDS encoding tRNA-binding protein; the encoded protein is MAVYDDFAKLDIRAGTIIKAESFPKARKPAYKLTIDFGADIGIKHSSAQITDCYTPESLTGKKILAVVNFPPRQIADFMSEVLVLGTDSGDGIILAVPDMAEKVSDGDKLC